A part of Natronorubrum sediminis genomic DNA contains:
- the ligA gene encoding NAD-dependent DNA ligase LigA, which yields MPAADESAEEANPYVRDPPTEFDPVDELSAADAERQVELLREAIREHDRRYYVENDPIIADRTYDTLFARLQDLEDAFDLSHPDSPTRSVGGEPIEAFETVEHVAPMLSIDQSGEAADVREFDERVRREVESVEYVCEPKFDGVSMEFVYEDGSLERAVTRGDGREGDDVTRNARTIGSVPQQLHGDYPDFLAVRGEVYMPKDAFQAHNRERIERGEEPFANPRNATAGTIRQLDPSIVADRPLEVFYFDVLEASDLEDSHSAELERFPEWGLRVTEYVEFAEGAEPRSANQSSGDEPRDAIDEAIDYRDRMLELRDDLNYEIDGTVIKVDDREAREELGRTARHDRYAFAYKFPARAEVTPIVDVAVQVGRTGRLTPVALLEPVDVGGVTVSRASLHNPEEIAEKNVNVGDTVRVQRAGDVIPYVEEVVEKGSEGHYEFPEHCPVCDSAVERDGPMAFCTGGLACDAQLRRSIEYYASDDGLDLEGLGEKSVRQLVDAELLESVADLYELEHEDLTDLEGWGETSAQNLRSELEAAREPPLADFCSALGIPHVGPTTARELAREFATFEAFRETAETDPERLEGVDDVGETVATQIHEFFTSEANAEAVDDLLEHVSPQEADTDAGGTELEDLTFVFTGSLSEVTRGEAQETVEAHGANATGSVSGNTDYLVVGESPGQTKRDDADANDVPIVDEDEFRELLAAYGIALE from the coding sequence ATGCCTGCTGCCGACGAGAGCGCGGAGGAAGCCAACCCGTACGTGAGAGATCCCCCGACCGAGTTCGACCCGGTCGACGAACTCTCGGCGGCCGACGCCGAACGTCAGGTCGAACTGTTGCGCGAGGCGATCCGCGAGCACGACCGCCGGTACTACGTGGAGAACGACCCGATTATCGCCGATCGAACCTACGACACCCTCTTCGCACGGCTGCAGGACCTCGAGGACGCGTTCGACCTTTCCCATCCCGACAGCCCGACCAGAAGCGTCGGGGGCGAACCGATCGAGGCGTTCGAGACGGTCGAACACGTCGCGCCGATGCTCTCGATCGACCAGAGCGGCGAGGCCGCGGACGTACGGGAGTTCGACGAGCGCGTTCGCCGGGAAGTAGAATCCGTCGAATACGTTTGTGAACCCAAGTTCGACGGCGTCTCGATGGAATTCGTCTACGAGGACGGCTCGCTCGAGCGGGCGGTCACCCGCGGTGACGGGCGCGAGGGCGACGACGTGACGCGAAACGCCCGGACGATCGGGTCGGTTCCCCAACAGCTCCACGGCGACTATCCAGACTTTCTCGCCGTCCGCGGCGAGGTGTACATGCCCAAGGACGCCTTTCAGGCGCACAATCGCGAGCGAATCGAACGCGGCGAGGAGCCGTTCGCGAACCCCCGAAATGCGACCGCTGGGACGATCCGTCAGCTCGACCCCTCGATCGTCGCCGACCGGCCCCTCGAGGTGTTCTACTTCGACGTGCTCGAGGCCAGCGACCTCGAGGATAGCCACAGCGCGGAACTCGAGCGCTTCCCCGAGTGGGGGCTGCGGGTGACTGAGTACGTCGAATTTGCGGAGGGCGCGGAACCACGTTCCGCGAATCAGTCGAGCGGCGACGAGCCGCGAGACGCAATCGACGAGGCCATCGACTACCGCGACCGAATGCTCGAGTTGCGCGACGACCTCAACTACGAGATCGACGGCACCGTTATCAAGGTCGACGACCGCGAGGCCCGCGAAGAACTGGGTCGAACGGCCCGCCACGACCGCTACGCGTTCGCCTACAAGTTCCCCGCCCGCGCCGAAGTGACGCCGATCGTCGACGTGGCCGTTCAGGTGGGCCGAACTGGTCGGCTCACGCCCGTCGCTTTGCTCGAGCCGGTCGACGTGGGCGGAGTGACGGTCTCTCGAGCGAGTTTGCACAACCCCGAGGAGATCGCGGAGAAGAACGTCAACGTCGGAGATACCGTTCGCGTGCAGCGTGCGGGCGACGTGATCCCCTACGTCGAGGAAGTCGTCGAGAAGGGGAGCGAGGGTCACTACGAGTTCCCCGAGCACTGTCCCGTCTGTGACAGCGCTGTCGAACGAGACGGCCCGATGGCCTTCTGTACGGGCGGCTTAGCGTGTGACGCCCAACTCCGTCGATCCATCGAGTACTACGCGAGCGACGACGGGCTGGACCTCGAGGGGCTCGGAGAGAAGAGCGTTCGTCAACTCGTCGACGCCGAGTTGTTGGAATCCGTCGCGGACCTCTACGAACTCGAGCACGAGGACCTCACCGACCTCGAGGGGTGGGGTGAGACGAGTGCCCAGAACCTACGCTCGGAACTCGAGGCCGCCCGTGAGCCGCCCCTCGCCGACTTCTGTTCGGCGCTCGGTATTCCCCACGTCGGCCCGACGACGGCCCGCGAACTCGCCCGCGAGTTCGCCACGTTCGAAGCGTTTCGCGAGACGGCTGAAACCGACCCGGAGCGACTCGAGGGAGTCGACGACGTCGGCGAAACCGTCGCGACACAGATCCACGAATTCTTCACGAGCGAGGCGAACGCCGAGGCCGTAGACGACCTGCTCGAGCACGTCTCGCCACAGGAGGCGGACACCGACGCAGGTGGCACAGAACTCGAGGATCTGACGTTCGTCTTCACGGGGTCGCTCTCCGAGGTCACTCGCGGCGAGGCACAGGAGACGGTCGAAGCCCACGGCGCGAACGCGACGGGCAGCGTTTCGGGGAACACGGACTACCTCGTCGTCGGCGAGAGTCCCGGCCAGACGAAACGCGACGACGCCGACGCGAACGACGTCCCGATCGTCGACGAAGACGAGTTCCGCGAGCTATTAGCGGCGTACGGAATCGCTCTCGAATAG
- the rio1 gene encoding serine/threonine-protein kinase Rio1 codes for MGQGTDSEFGLVDLDEAETPGDEWEEIDISETEADRIARKRDREFEQFEERIKDADQFKVEQSVFDDATLAALYKLVQDGYVEAFGGPLSTGKEANVYHALGDDREVAVKIYRINASNFRQMRDYLEGDPRFEGLGGKKKDVVLAWTKKELANLERARKAGVRVPEPLATERNVLVMEYIGTDDGRAKRLGEVHIENPETAYGVMREYMRRLYSAGIIHGDLSEYNVVFDEDEGQLVVIDVGQAVTVHHPNSRDFLERDCENVASFFSRQGVDTDADELLEFVTSPEPDPSRD; via the coding sequence ATGGGACAGGGAACGGATTCGGAGTTCGGACTGGTCGACCTCGATGAGGCAGAAACCCCCGGCGACGAGTGGGAGGAGATCGACATCTCGGAGACCGAGGCCGATCGGATCGCTCGTAAGCGTGACCGCGAGTTCGAGCAGTTCGAAGAGCGGATCAAGGACGCCGATCAGTTCAAAGTCGAGCAGTCGGTGTTCGACGACGCGACGCTGGCGGCGCTGTACAAACTCGTCCAAGACGGCTACGTCGAGGCCTTCGGCGGCCCGCTCTCGACGGGCAAGGAGGCCAACGTCTATCACGCCCTCGGCGACGACCGCGAGGTTGCCGTGAAGATCTACCGAATCAACGCCTCGAACTTCCGCCAGATGCGCGACTACCTCGAGGGCGACCCGCGCTTCGAGGGCCTCGGCGGCAAGAAGAAAGACGTCGTCCTCGCGTGGACGAAAAAGGAACTCGCGAACCTCGAGCGAGCGAGAAAGGCGGGCGTCCGGGTTCCGGAGCCACTCGCAACGGAGCGCAACGTCCTCGTCATGGAGTACATCGGGACCGACGACGGCCGCGCGAAGCGACTCGGCGAGGTCCACATCGAGAATCCCGAGACCGCCTACGGAGTCATGCGCGAGTACATGCGCCGACTCTACTCCGCCGGGATTATCCACGGCGACCTGAGCGAGTACAACGTCGTCTTCGACGAGGACGAAGGTCAACTCGTCGTCATCGACGTCGGCCAGGCCGTCACCGTCCACCACCCCAACAGCCGCGACTTCCTCGAGCGAGACTGCGAGAACGTCGCGAGTTTCTTCTCCCGACAGGGCGTCGACACCGACGCGGACGAGTTACTCGAGTTCGTCACGAGTCCCGAACCGGACCCCTCGCGAGACTAA